A DNA window from Pogona vitticeps strain Pit_001003342236 chromosome 2, PviZW2.1, whole genome shotgun sequence contains the following coding sequences:
- the LOC144587265 gene encoding uncharacterized protein LOC144587265 isoform X2 has product MMNRRRSIAQQHLKQPGQELIIKQENMELKIRVDRHGFDIKRLTQGRNHVNACHLSRHQRTHTGKKLYPCRECGNKSLHIHKGTHTGEKPHKCMECGKSFTQSSQIRSHERIHTGKKPHKCMECGKSFSHSGGLRLHHRMHTGEKPHKCMECGKSFSQSGNLRSHERIHTGEKTHKCMECGKSFSHSGGLRLHHRMHTGEKPHKCMECGKGFSQSGNLRSHERTHTGQKPYECMECGKSFSHSGDLRSHQRIHTGEKPHKCMECGKSFSHSGDLRKHKRTHTGEKPHKCMECGKRFSHCGGFRKHEKTHTGEKQYKCMECGNSFSRSDGLRKHEKTHSGEKPHKCMECGKSFSQSGNLRSHERTHTGQKPYKCMECGKSFSRSGVLRLHQRIHTVEKPHKCMECGKSFSHSSYLSSHQRIHTGEQLHKRMECGKSFSHSDNLRKHKRTYTGEKPYKCIECGKSFSHSDGLRRHEKTHTGEKPHKCMECGKSFSYSGGLRLHQRIHTGEKPYKCMECGKSFSRSHVFYFYC; this is encoded by the exons atgatgaacaggagaagaagtattgcccagcaacatctgaagcaaCCTGGACAGGAACTCataatcaagcaagaaaacatgGAATTGAAAATCAGAGTGGACAGGCATGGATTTGACATAAAAAGGCTgacgcaggggagaaaccatgtaaatgcatgtcacctcagtagacaccaaagaacacacacagggaagaaaCTGTATCCATGTAGGGAATGTGGAAACAAGAGCCTCCATATACACAaaggaactcacactggggagaaaccacataaatgcatggaatgtggaaagagctttactcagagTAGTCAaattaggtcacatgaaaggattcacactgggaagaaaccacataaatgcatggaatgtggaaagagctttagtcacagtggtggccttaggttacatcacaGGATGCACacgggggaaaaaccacataaatgcatggaatgtggaaaaagttttagtcagagtggtaaccttaggtcacatgaaaggattcacactggggagaaaacacataaatgcatggaatgtggaaagagctttagtcatagtggtggccttaggttacatcacaGGATGCACacgggggaaaaaccacataaatgcatggaatgtggaaaaggttttagtcagagtggtaaccttaggtcacatgaaaggactcacactgggcagaaaccatacgaatgcatggaatgtggaaagagctttagtcacagtggtgaccttag gtcacatcaaaggattcacactggggagaaaccacataaatgcatggaatgtggaaagagctttagtcacagtggtgaccttaggaaacacaaaagaactcacactggggagaaaccacataaatgcatggaatgtggaaagaggtttagtcACTGTGGTGGCtttaggaaacatgaaaaaactcacactggggagaaacaatataaatgcatggaatgtggaaacagctttagtcgcagtgatggccttaggaaacatgaaaaaactcacagtggggagaaaccacataaatgcatggaatgtggaaaaagttttagtcagagtggtaaccttaggtcacatgaaaggactcacactgggcagaaaccgtacaaatgcatggaatgtggaaagagctttagtaggagtggtgtccttagattacatcaaaggattcacactgtggagaaaccacataaatgtatggaatgtggaaagagcttcagtcacagcagttacctgagttcccatcaaagaattcacacaggggagcaACTACATAAacgcatggaatgtggaaagagctttagtcacagtgataACCTTAGGAAACACAAAAGAACttacactggggagaagccttataaatgtatagaatgtggaaagagctttagtcacagtgatgGCCTTAGGAGACATGAAaaaactcatactggggagaaaccacataaatgcatggaatgtggaaagagctttagttacagtggtggccttaggttacatcaaaggattcacactggggagaaaccgtacaaatgcatggaatgtggaaagagctttagtcgaagtcatgtgttttatttctattgttaG
- the LOC144587265 gene encoding uncharacterized protein LOC144587265 isoform X1 encodes MHVTSVDTKEHTQGRNCIHVGNVETRASIYTKELTLGRNHINAWNVERALLRVVKLGHMKGFTLGRNHINAWNVERALVTVVALGYITGCTRGKNHINAWNVEKVLVRVVTLGHMKGFTLGRKHINAWNVERALVIVVALGYITGCTRGKNHINAWNVEKVLVRVVTLGHMKGLTLGRNHTNAWNVERALVTVVTLGHIKGFTLGRNHINAWNAERALVTGGLRSHQRIHTGEKPHKCMECGKSFSHSGDLRKHKRTHTGEKPHKCMECGKRFSHCGGFRKHEKTHTGEKQYKCMECGNSFSRSDGLRKHEKTHSGEKPHKCMECGKSFSQSGNLRSHERTHTGQKPYKCMECGKSFSRSGVLRLHQRIHTVEKPHKCMECGKSFSHSSYLSSHQRIHTGEQLHKRMECGKSFSHSDNLRKHKRTYTGEKPYKCIECGKSFSHSDGLRRHEKTHTGEKPHKCMECGKSFSYSGGLRLHQRIHTGEKPYKCMECGKSFSRSHVFYFYC; translated from the coding sequence atgcatgtcacctcagtagacaccaaagaacacacacagggaagaaaCTGTATCCATGTAGGGAATGTGGAAACAAGAGCCTCCATATACACAaaggaactcacactggggagaaaccacataaatgcatggaatgtggaaagagctttactcagagTAGTCAaattaggtcacatgaaaggattcacactgggaagaaaccacataaatgcatggaatgtggaaagagctttagtcacagtggtggccttaggttacatcacaGGATGCACacgggggaaaaaccacataaatgcatggaatgtggaaaaagttttagtcagagtggtaaccttaggtcacatgaaaggattcacactggggagaaaacacataaatgcatggaatgtggaaagagctttagtcatagtggtggccttaggttacatcacaGGATGCACacgggggaaaaaccacataaatgcatggaatgtggaaaaggttttagtcagagtggtaaccttaggtcacatgaaaggactcacactgggcagaaaccatacgaatgcatggaatgtggaaagagctttagtcacagtggtgaccttaggtcacatcaaaggattcacactggggagaaaccacataaatgcatggaatgcggaaagagctttagtcactggtggccttaggtcacatcaaaggattcacactggggagaaaccacataaatgcatggaatgtggaaagagctttagtcacagtggtgaccttaggaaacacaaaagaactcacactggggagaaaccacataaatgcatggaatgtggaaagaggtttagtcACTGTGGTGGCtttaggaaacatgaaaaaactcacactggggagaaacaatataaatgcatggaatgtggaaacagctttagtcgcagtgatggccttaggaaacatgaaaaaactcacagtggggagaaaccacataaatgcatggaatgtggaaaaagttttagtcagagtggtaaccttaggtcacatgaaaggactcacactgggcagaaaccgtacaaatgcatggaatgtggaaagagctttagtaggagtggtgtccttagattacatcaaaggattcacactgtggagaaaccacataaatgtatggaatgtggaaagagcttcagtcacagcagttacctgagttcccatcaaagaattcacacaggggagcaACTACATAAacgcatggaatgtggaaagagctttagtcacagtgataACCTTAGGAAACACAAAAGAACttacactggggagaagccttataaatgtatagaatgtggaaagagctttagtcacagtgatgGCCTTAGGAGACATGAAaaaactcatactggggagaaaccacataaatgcatggaatgtggaaagagctttagttacagtggtggccttaggttacatcaaaggattcacactggggagaaaccgtacaaatgcatggaatgtggaaagagctttagtcgaagtcatgtgttttatttctattgttaG